The following coding sequences lie in one Euhalothece natronophila Z-M001 genomic window:
- a CDS encoding TIGR04283 family arsenosugar biosynthesis glycosyltransferase, translating to MADVSIIIPTFNEARYIKSTLNSLQVLTPPAKEIIIVDGESQDKTLFLIQNFIDQTSLSSVIKCISTSPSRSQQMNKGAEIATGDYLCFLHADTYVPPDLITIIGKTLLNPSIAGGGFISIMCGDSSTRWGISLHNFLKTYYTPLLFRPHLFFTKRLRILFGDQVIFCRRQNFLDCGGFDTNLPIMEEADFCLRLCQYGHIKQVNRIVESSDRRVAKWGAAKANLIYLMIGFLWGMGVSAQWLKQFYDEIR from the coding sequence ATGGCTGATGTTTCTATTATTATCCCTACTTTTAATGAAGCTAGATATATTAAATCCACTCTTAATTCTCTTCAGGTTTTAACCCCACCTGCAAAAGAAATCATTATTGTTGATGGTGAAAGTCAAGATAAAACACTTTTCTTAATTCAAAACTTTATTGATCAGACTTCTCTTTCGTCAGTTATTAAGTGTATTAGCACTTCACCGAGTCGTAGTCAACAAATGAATAAAGGCGCGGAAATAGCCACAGGAGATTATTTATGCTTCCTGCACGCTGATACTTATGTTCCTCCTGATTTGATTACAATTATTGGTAAAACCCTTCTTAATCCTTCTATTGCTGGGGGTGGATTTATTTCAATTATGTGTGGAGACTCTTCCACTCGTTGGGGGATATCTTTACACAACTTCCTCAAAACTTATTATACGCCTTTACTGTTTCGTCCCCATTTATTTTTTACAAAACGATTACGAATTTTATTTGGAGATCAAGTGATCTTTTGTCGTCGTCAAAACTTTCTAGATTGTGGCGGTTTTGATACGAATCTTCCGATTATGGAAGAGGCTGACTTCTGTTTGCGGTTATGTCAATATGGTCATATAAAACAAGTTAATCGCATTGTTGAATCTTCAGATCGTCGCGTGGCAAAATGGGGAGCAGCAAAAGCTAATTTAATCTATTTAATGATTGGCTTCTTGTGGGGAATGGGAGTTTCAGCGCAATGGTTAAAACAGTTTTATGATGAAATTCGATAA
- a CDS encoding NAD-dependent epimerase/dehydratase family protein: MRIFITGGSGCVGHYLAEELIENSDHELFFLVRNVAKVQFNTKARYGSAICRRQSGIHLLEGNLENINEFQDLLKTIDIAILAATIWGGKEETFRINVEKNLELLDLLDSNTCQQIIYFSTASILDYYHQPLPQAGELGTEYIRSKYECYFRIKEHPLASKLTIVFPTLVLGGDDNKPHSHISSGLPEVGKWVNLARWLKADGSFHFIHGKDIATTVHYLIQNPSTQTREIVLGSPRISANQLIETLCQYFGKRIYFRIPLSLTLANILIVIFRIEMAKWDKFCLQYRHFSHQTPINPQTFGLKAYCPTLMDVFQQHKM; this comes from the coding sequence ATGCGAATTTTTATTACGGGTGGAAGTGGTTGTGTTGGTCATTATCTTGCTGAAGAATTAATCGAAAATAGCGATCATGAACTGTTTTTCTTAGTTAGAAATGTGGCTAAAGTTCAGTTTAATACAAAAGCGCGATATGGCTCTGCCATTTGCCGAAGGCAATCGGGGATTCATCTTCTAGAAGGTAATTTAGAGAATATCAATGAATTTCAAGACTTACTCAAAACCATTGATATTGCTATCCTTGCTGCAACAATTTGGGGAGGAAAAGAAGAAACCTTTAGAATTAATGTTGAGAAAAATCTAGAACTATTAGACTTATTAGATAGTAATACTTGTCAGCAAATTATTTACTTTTCTACTGCTAGTATTCTCGACTATTATCACCAGCCGTTACCGCAAGCAGGGGAATTAGGAACTGAATATATTCGTTCTAAATATGAGTGTTATTTCCGCATTAAAGAACATCCCCTTGCCTCGAAATTAACCATTGTTTTCCCAACTCTTGTCTTAGGAGGTGATGACAATAAACCCCATTCTCATATTTCCTCTGGGCTTCCTGAAGTAGGAAAATGGGTTAACTTAGCCCGTTGGCTGAAAGCTGATGGTAGCTTCCATTTTATTCACGGTAAAGATATTGCCACGACGGTTCATTATTTAATACAAAATCCCTCAACCCAAACTAGAGAAATTGTTTTAGGAAGTCCTCGCATTAGTGCGAATCAACTCATTGAAACCCTGTGTCAGTATTTTGGAAAGCGTATTTATTTTCGCATTCCTTTATCCCTCACGCTGGCAAATATTCTGATTGTTATCTTTCGGATTGAAATGGCAAAATGGGATAAATTTTGTCTGCAATATCGGCACTTTAGCCATCAAACTCCTATTAATCCTCAAACTTTTGGCTTAAAAGCATATTGCCCTACCTTAATGGATGTTTTCCAGCAACATAAGATGTAA